The DNA window TATCTTCAAATTCGGGGATTTTCCGCCTATGGCCAGGAAGTTTTTGAGCGAATCAAACCGGCCGTTTTCCAGGGCCAGGATCACATTGTTTTTTTCGGCAAGCTTCAGAACCTCGCCAAAATATTTTTCATCAATGTCAAGTTTTTCCTCGGCCTCCACCACCCCGAAATTCAAGACATGAACGATCAATGCCCGCGCCTTAAGATAAGCGGCCAATTCTATTTCTTTTTTTATGGCCTCAAAATCCTTCTCCTGGCATTCGCTGTGAATGGTCAGACTTTTGCATCCCTCGCGCCATTTTCTTATATTGGGCCAGTTGGGCCGGTCAAATACGTTTTTGTCCGGATTCCAGTTCATCCATAACTCAATTCCGAATCCGTCGTTTTTTATTTCCTCTAAAATGGTTTTCATGTCGGGGTTTCCGCACCCCGGCTCGGGATAGCTTCCAAGTTTGATATAATTCCCAAGGCTTATATTGAAAACCCAGTCTTTATTTCGCATAATAATCCTTCAGTTTATTCACTACTCCAATATTGGCGCCGTGACGGCGTCCGTTTTGTCCCCGGCCTTTTATTCATATCGCCCTGCAATTTTCAGGGCAACTTGCACGGAATTTTAACCGGCAATTCCGGCAACGGTTTTCTATGAATGCGCAAGCTGAGGATGCGGATCAGCCCGCGCGCCACTTCATCGGGCGCAAATTCGTTGCGGACAATCGGAAGGCCGTACCAGAGGTTGATGCCTTTATTGGCCATCGCAACCACCGTCAGACGGCGAATTGCGCTTTCCCCCCTCTGCGCCAGAGCCATGGCCACCCCATACATAGCAATATCATCCGAGACTATCAATCCTTCCGGCCATTCTTTCCGCCGGCCCCATTCCCGCATCAGCTCCAGCATGTTTTCATAGGCCGGTTTCTGCAGGCACGTTTCGCGGTCGTCATATTGCATTTGGCGGACCGCAACCTTCGGTATTTCCAACCGGCGGGCCGCTGATTCCACGCCCTTCACGTCCAAGGCGTCGTTCACATCATCCTTGCCGACCCGAAAATAGGCGATTTTTTTCAATCCGCGGCCGGCCAGATATTCCACGCTTCCCCGGCCAAACCCCTCATAGTCAAGCGCCACGTCGGCCAGGGGGGCCAGCGGCGAACCGGAACACGCCGCGGGCAGATTTTTCAGGATACCGGAGATCTTTCGTCCGACGCCCCGGCCCAGCATCTGGATAAAACCGGCAAATGGATAATTTTTCAAGTCGTTGATCAGCGGCCGGCATGCGGATGACTGCCGGACGGACAAACCGGACCTCAATTCCCTGAACCCATCGTATGCCCGGCATGTCCAGGCGCAATCCTTCAAGTTTTCAAATTCAACGGAAATGGCGCGAAGAACGGCGCGCTGGAAATGGGCGTTCTCCTCGGTCAGGCGCGGATTGAAAATAACGCCGATGTACGAAGTCTGCGTCCCGGCCCTTACAAAGGTGCCGCGCATGGGCTTGCGCTCTATCCAGCCGTCCCTGGCCAGGGCGCTCAAGGCCCGTTGGACGGCGTCGCGGCTGACGCGCCACCGGCTGACAAGTTCATCGGTGGAGGGCAAACGCTGGCGCGGCGCCAGCTCGCCCTTCTGAATTCTCCGCCGCAAAACGCGCTCAATCTGCACATGAACCGGATCCGCCGCCTGCACCTGGAGATCAATTTTCACAGTTTATTTCTGATTATTTAATAAGTAAAATAACAAGGAATATTTGAAAAGTCAA is part of the Kiritimatiellia bacterium genome and encodes:
- a CDS encoding GntR family transcriptional regulator codes for the protein MKIDLQVQAADPVHVQIERVLRRRIQKGELAPRQRLPSTDELVSRWRVSRDAVQRALSALARDGWIERKPMRGTFVRAGTQTSYIGVIFNPRLTEENAHFQRAVLRAISVEFENLKDCAWTCRAYDGFRELRSGLSVRQSSACRPLINDLKNYPFAGFIQMLGRGVGRKISGILKNLPAACSGSPLAPLADVALDYEGFGRGSVEYLAGRGLKKIAYFRVGKDDVNDALDVKGVESAARRLEIPKVAVRQMQYDDRETCLQKPAYENMLELMREWGRRKEWPEGLIVSDDIAMYGVAMALAQRGESAIRRLTVVAMANKGINLWYGLPIVRNEFAPDEVARGLIRILSLRIHRKPLPELPVKIPCKLP
- a CDS encoding sugar phosphate isomerase/epimerase, with the protein product MKTILEEIKNDGFGIELWMNWNPDKNVFDRPNWPNIRKWREGCKSLTIHSECQEKDFEAIKKEIELAAYLKARALIVHVLNFGVVEAEEKLDIDEKYFGEVLKLAEKNNVILALENGRFDSLKNFLAIGGKSPNLKIILDIGHINIPGSSLLPADCPDPAKIFFEEFKDRLVHFHFHDNYGETDDHMVPGDGRINWKRALKQLDEIKAPHYASFEIRTDFANARRASLRARDYLNRLAEGRRG